The Ziziphus jujuba cultivar Dongzao chromosome 7, ASM3175591v1 genome includes a region encoding these proteins:
- the LOC125423727 gene encoding uncharacterized protein LOC125423727 yields the protein MANLAKSGYFFSKNTHSRIKVGIKKIVRMNELPLDSKYMENPLFIGRNRSKAYKDLKNKEDPWIPLNSLFKPIPSSDAATNEWGMLSSLQTLDGDWDMRKLLRLFNRRTIDNINKIPCTNRNLKDKFIWIGNSNGCFSVKLAYKLEFEKNITESPWWKHLWSSKLHERLNFFMWRLASKGLSTASNLMACNLQIDTTDCIHGCGCLETDCHIFFHCQVAKAVWFATPWGIKWDYFVSNSLKEKLNILANPIGVLPIDSADKEDFFLCVAIVLDQLWKIKNSTIFENKLFSLGSTMDWLKVRFREAKYAASPYITPLAIPSIQKWHKPPPHFIKLNTDAAIRDGTSMIGVVARDHLGEVLKIRAVSFPSDNPELAEAYGIFQGLLLASKEGWTKLVCESDAKNIISSLNGSNLQLSHWAAEEVLKDILLMQGLFQDVVFVWAPRNSNFLAHFVCNWCIRICISGT from the exons ATGGCTAACTTGGCAAAATCTGGTTACTTCTTCTCCAAAAACACTCACAGCAGGATTAAAGTTGGAATAAAGAAGATTGTTAGGATGAATGAGCTTCCTCTTGACTCGAAATATATGGAAAACCCATTATTTATCGGGAGAAACAGATCCAAAGCTTACAAAGACTTGAAGAACAAG gaGGACCCCTGGATCCCTCTTAATTCTCTTTTTAAACCCATTCCCTCCTCTGATGCCGCAACCAATGAGTGGGGCATGTTGAGCTCTCTTCAAACCTTGGATGGTGATTGGGACATGCGAAAATTGCTCCGCCTGTTCAACAGAAGGACTATTGATAATATCAACAAGATTCCGTGTACCAATAGAAACCTGAAGGATAAATTCATCTGGATTGGAAATTCTAACGGTTGCTTCTCTGTCAAGTTAGCGTATAAGCTGGAGTTTGAGAAAAACATTACTGAGTCCCCTTGGTGGAAGCATCTTTGGTCCTCTAAACTACATGAACGGCTCAATTTTTTCATGTGGAGGCTAGCAAGTAAGGGATTATCAACCGCTTCAAATCTTATGGCTTGTAATCTTCAAATTGATACTACAGATTGTATACATGGCTGTGGGTGCTTAGAAACAGATTGCCACATTTTTTTCCACTGCCAAGTAGCTAAAGCAGTGTGGTTCGCCACTCCCTGGGGCATTAAATGGGATTATTTTGTGTCTAACTCTCTCAAAGAGAAACTGAACATTCTTGCCAATCCTATTGGTGTTTTACCAATCGACTCTGCGGACAAAGAAGATTTCTTTTTGTGTGTAGCTATCGTTTTGGATCAGCTCTGGAAGATCAAAAATAGCACCATCTTTGAGAACAAGCTTTTCTCTCTTGGAAGCACTATGGACTGGCTTAAAGTCAGGTTCCGAGAGGCCAAATATGCAGCTTCCCCTTATATAACTCCCCTGGCTATCCCTAGCATACAGAAGTGGCACAAACCACCTCCCCATTTCATTAAACTCAACACTGACGCAGCGATAAGGGATGGTACAAGCATGATTGGCGTGGTTGCAAGGGATCACCTTGGTGAAGTTTTGAAAATCAGGGCAGTCTCTTTTCCATCTGACAACCCTGAACTTGCTGAGGCTTATGGAATTTTTCAAGGTCTTCTGCTAGCCTCAAAGGAAGGATGGACCAAACTTGTGTGTGAATCTGATGCAAAAAACATCATCTCCAGCTTAAATGGCTCCAATTTGCAGTTATCGCACTGGGCCGCAGAAGAAGTTCTGAAAGATATTCTTTTGATGCAAGGTTTGTTCCAGGATGTGGTCTTTGTCTGGGCTCCTAGGAATTCTAATTTCTTGGCGCATTTTGTTTGTAATTGGTGTATTAGGATTTGTATCTCTGGTACCTAA
- the LOC107423438 gene encoding pentatricopeptide repeat-containing protein At1g43980, mitochondrial, with translation MHPFLKQVHCLHSSSVPSYSRLLDYCSSIKSLDFINIIHARLIKVGFNRQTFLGNRCLDLYCQNGSVDDALKVFNYIVDKNCVSWNICLKGLFRFGQLERACLLFDEMPVRDVVSWNSMISAHVSYGFIDYAMGFFLKMQNACVRPSEYTYSILMSIASCPCQGKQIHGSMIRSGMDLSNVVLGNSLIHMYGKLSLADYAFGVFQTMEKLDIISWNSLMWACHGAGCGELALYMFCLMRTTQHKPDRYTISTLISICCNMRDLGKGKQIFGFSLKVGLFSNTIVSSAAIDLFSKCNRLEDAVQLFKEADHWDSALCNSMISSCARHGLVEHVMLLFVLMMRENLRPTEFTMSSILSSASDFLPADQGSQIHSLVVKMGMESDAIVASPLMKMYSKVGLIDYAVKIFANLSERDLISWNTIIMGLALNGRALETLEIFEELTGTDLVPDRITVAGVLSACNHGNFVDEGMRIFSSMQKEYGILPKFEHYASIVDLLSRAGKLNKAIGVIAEMHCAPNYMIWASILHSSAAYGNLELAERAAERMMELEPKSSLPYLVLARAYEMRGRWESVVRMRKAIKHKCLNSITGNSRIGIKNHVYTFKADELLHHGGKDIYLVLRLLIWQMNVEGYL, from the coding sequence ATGCACCCATTTCTGAAACAAGTTCATTGTCTTCATAGCAGCTCAGTCCCTTCTTACTCTCGCCTCTTAGATTACTGCTCTTCGATTAAATCTCTAGATTTTATTAACATCATCCATGCTCGGTTGATAAAAGTGGGGTTTAATAGGCAGACGTTTCTGGGTAATCGCTGTCTTGACTTGTACTGTCAAAATGGTTCCGTTGATGATGCATTGAAGGTCTTTAATTATATTGTTGACAAGAATTGCGTGTCTTGGAACATATGTTTGAAAGGGTTATTTCGATTCGGCCAGCTTGAAAGGGCTTGTCTGTTATTCGATGAAATGCCTGTGAGAGATGTTGTTAGTTGGAACTCAATGATTTCAGCTCATGTTTCATATGGGTTTATTGATTATGCAATGGGATTTTTTCTGAAAATGCAAAATGCCTGTGTAAGACCAAGTGAATATACGTACTCAATTTTGATGTCAATTGCTTCATGTCCTTGTCAGGGCAAACAAATTCATGGTAGCATGATAAGAAGTGGTATGGACTTATCAAATGTTGTGCTTGGGAATTCGTTAATTCACATGTATGGGAAACTCAGTCTTGCTGATTATGCTTTTGGCGTGTTTCAGACCATGGAGAAATTAGATATAATCTCATGGAACTCTTTAATGTGGGCTTGCCATGGAGCAGGGTGTGGAGAATTGGCGTTATATATGTTCTGTTTAATGAGAACAACTCAGCATAAACCTGATCGATATACAATATCAACATTGATCAGTATTTGTTGTAACATGCGAGATTTGGGAAAGGGTAAGCAAATATTTGGCTTCTCTCTCAAGGTGGGATTGTTTTCCAATACCATCGTCTCGAGTGCTGCTATTGACCTGTTTTCCAAATGCAACAGATTGGAGGATGCAGTCCAGCTCTTTAAAGAAGCAGATCACTGGGATTCGGCACTCTGCAATTCCATGATTTCAAGCTGTGCAAGGCATGGACTTGTAGAGCATGTTATGCTACTTTTTGTGCTGATGATGAGGGAGAATTTAAGGCCAACTGAGTTTACTATGAGCAGTATTCTGAGCTCTGCTTCCGATTTCCTACCTGCAGATCAGGGTAGTCAAATCCATTCTTTGGTTGTTAAAATGGGTATGGAGTCAGATGCAATTGTTGCGAGTCCACTTATGAAAATGTATTCTAAAGTTGGATTGATTGATTATGCTGTGAAAATTTTTGCTAATTTGAGTGAAAGAGATTTGATATCTTGGAACACTATAATAATGGGTTTGGCCCTCAATGGCCGTGCATTGGAGACCTTAGAAATTTTTGAGGAACTAACCGGGACAGATCTAGTGCCAGATCGTATAACAGTTGCTGGAGTTCTATCAGCTTGCAATCATGGGAATTTTGTTGATGAGGGAATGAGAATCTTCTCATCTATGCAGAAGGAATATGGAATTCTACCTAAGTTTGAGCATTATGCTTCCATAGTGGACTTGTTGAGTCGTGCAGGTAAACTAAATAAAGCAATAGGCGTTATAGCAGAAATGCATTGTGCACCCAATTATATGATATGGGCATCAATTCTTCACAGTTCTGCAGCTTATGGAAACTTGGAACTGGCTGAAAGAGCAGCAGAAAGGATGATGGAGTTAGAGCCGAAGTCATCTCTACCTTATTTGGTGCTGGCTCGGGCATATGAAATGAGAGGCAGATGGGAAAGCGTGGTCCGAATGAGGAAGGCCATTAAGCACAAATGTCTGAACAGCATAACTGGAAATAGTAGGATTGGGATAAAAAATCATGTCTATACTTTTAAGGCAGACGAATTACTGCATCACGGAGGCAAAGATATATATCTAGTGTTGAGATTGTTGATTTGGCAAATGAATGTAGAAGGTTATCTTTGA
- the LOC107423439 gene encoding pentatricopeptide repeat-containing protein At3g26540: MSLIKEILRISEIKTPKPASAKDLKNKILTYLEEGRFRKAVNVLYTAHVPLPYSIYAHLFQHCSSRRAIVEARKVEYHLNHFLPNPPVFLLNRAIETFGKCGCLDDARELFEEMRERDGGSWNAIITAHSQSGYANEALALFLRMNRNGVFSNAVTFASVLGSCAAVSDLALSRQIHGLTLKYDFASNVILETSLVDIYGKCGAISDARRKFDEIHNRNAVSWNVIVRRYFEMDDGKEAVYMFFQMFPAAVRPLNFTFSTALAACSSIHALKEGMQIHGVSIKMHFDVDKVVSCSLIHMYVKCGKLEDAHAIFEQPNEKDLIFWTTIISGYAMSGKTREARKLFNDMPERNVVSWNAMLGGYTRFSLWEEALDFVYLMRNTTKDIDHVTLGLILNICSGLSDVELGKQIHGYIYRHGFCSNLIVSNALLDMYGKCGNLRSARVWFYQMSEWRDNVSWNALLASHARHQMSEEAMSIFWEMQCETRPSKFTFATLLAACANIFALDQGRQIHGFIIRNSYEIDIVLKAALVDMYSKCRCLEYALMVFKEGEEMDVILCNSIILGCCHNRQGREVLKLFGFMEEKGIKPDHVTLLGVLLACAHEGLVELGTQCFHSITDKYGIIPRIEHYDMMIELHSRYEQMDELENFIKTMPFEPTVSMLTKVLDASRKHGHLRMGKWAAERLNES; the protein is encoded by the coding sequence ATGTCTTTGATCAAGGAGATTCTTCGTATATCCGAAATCAAAACCCCAAAACCCGCCAGCGCTAAAGATTTAAAGAACAAAATCCTCACCTACCTGGAAGAGGGTCGTTTCCGAAAAGCCGTTAACGTCCTCTATACCGCTCATGTGCCTCTCCCTTATTCTATCTATGCCCATCTCTTCCAGCATTGTTCTTCGAGGCGTGCCATCGTCGAGGCTCGAAAAGTTGAGTACCACCTGAACCATTTCTTGCCTAACCCCCCAGTTTTTCTGCTGAATCGTGCCATTGAAACGTTTGGCAAATGTGGGTGTTTGGACGATGCGAGGGAGTTGTTTGAGGAAATGCGTGAAAGAGATGGTGGTTCTTGGAATGCCATCATAACCGCTCATTCGCAGAGTGGGTATGCCAATGAGGCTCTGGCCTTGTTCTTGCGTATGAATAGGAATGGTGTCTTTTCCAATGCGGTTACATTTGCCAGTGTCCTTGGATCTTGTGCCGCGGTTTCAGATCTTGCTCTTTCAAGACAAATCCATGGACTTACTTTGAAGTACGATTTTGCTAGTAACGTAATCTTGGAGACTTCACTTGTTGATATCTATGGGAAATGTGGTGCTATAAGTGATGCGCGTAGAAAATTTGATGAGATTCATAACCGAAATGCTGTATCTTGGAATGTGATTGTGAGGCGGTATTTTGAGATGGATGATGGAAAAGAAGCAGTGTATATGTTCTTTCAGATGTTTCCGGCAGCAGTAAGGCCATTGAATTTTACCTTCTCTACTGCTCTTGCTGCTTGTTCAAGTATTCATGCTCTTAAAGAGGGGATGCAAATTCATGGAGTATCAATCAAGATGCATTTTGATGTTGATAAGGTTGTTTCATGCTcccttatacatatgtatgtaaaGTGTGGGAAACTAGAAGATGCTCATGCAATTTTTGAGCAGCCCAATGAAAAAGACTTGATTTTTTGGACTACAATTATCTCAGGATATGCAATGAGTGGGAAGACAAGGGAGGCAAGGAAGCTTTTTAATGATATGCCTGAACGCAATGTAGTATCTTGGAATGCAATGTTGGGAGGGTATACTCGCTTCTCCCTATGGGAAGAGGCGTTGGATTTTGTATATTTAATgagaaatacaacaaaagacATAGACCATGTCACACTTGGATTGATCTTGAATATTTGCTCTGGTCTTTCAGATGTTGAATTGGGTAAACAGATTCATGGATATATCTATCGACATGGTTTCTGTTCGAATCTCATTGTAAGCAATGCCCTTCTCGACATGTATGGTAAATGTGGAAACTTGAGGAGTGCTCGAGTCTGGTTTTACCAAATGAGTGAATGGAGGGATAACGTCTCATGGAACGCTTTGTTGGCTAGCCACGCTCGTCATCAAATGAGTGAAGAAGCTATGTCAATTTTCTGGGAGATGCAATGTGAAACAAGGCCAAGTAAGTTTACTTTTGCAACCCTTTTGGCAGCTTGTGCAAATATTTTTGCTCTTGATCAAGGCAGGCAAATCCATGGTTTTATAATTCGAAATAGTTATGAGATAGATATCGTCTTAAAAGCAGCTTTGGTTGACATGTACTCAAAGTGTCGTTGTCTTGAATATGCCCTCATGGTTTTTAAAGAAGGGGAAGAGATGGATGTGATTCTATGTAACTCCATAATTTTGGGATGCTGTCACAACCGACAAGGTAGAGAAGTACTTAAATTATTTGGCTTCATGGAAGAAAAAGGTATCAAGCCAGACCATGTAACTTTACTAGGTGTTTTGCTTGCTTGTGCGCATGAAGGTCTTGTTGAGTTGGGAACTCAGTGTTTTCATTCGATTACTGACAAGTACGGTATTATACCCCGAATTGAGCACTATGATATGATGATTGAACTTCACAGTCGCTATGAGCAGATGGATGAGCTTGAAAATTTTATCAAGACGATGCCATTTGAACCAACAGTCTCCATGTTAACAAAAGTCCTTGACGCTTCTAGAAAACATGGGCACTTGAGGATGGGAAAATGGGCTGCTGAACGGCTTAACGAATCCTAa